One region of Oligoflexus sp. genomic DNA includes:
- a CDS encoding TetR/AcrR family transcriptional regulator, with protein MVSRRKTSDVIIEGSIALFNQSGVSEVTTNHIAQHLDISPGNLYYYFANKEAIVRAIFAQIQSQVETLWNEKDKPALFLLADYVNVVFNIIFGYRFFFAELTLILRRDDKLRADYIRLQSRFKVELAELFLQLKTAGILRGLEEPSQRMAMANSVWIVTIYWHSYLESAPDKNQPSRELLNHIIFLLKPYIEALYLDVVQGIFTSFLEARGQ; from the coding sequence ATGGTATCCCGACGGAAAACATCGGACGTCATTATCGAAGGCAGCATCGCGCTCTTCAACCAATCCGGTGTGTCTGAGGTCACGACCAATCATATCGCCCAGCATCTGGATATCAGTCCAGGCAATCTCTACTACTACTTCGCCAACAAGGAAGCGATCGTCCGGGCGATCTTCGCCCAGATCCAATCCCAGGTGGAAACGCTTTGGAACGAAAAAGATAAACCTGCACTGTTCCTCCTGGCTGATTATGTGAACGTCGTCTTCAACATCATCTTTGGCTATCGGTTTTTCTTCGCGGAGTTGACCCTGATCCTGAGGCGCGATGACAAGCTACGGGCGGATTATATAAGGCTCCAGTCGCGTTTCAAAGTAGAGCTCGCCGAGCTTTTTCTGCAGCTCAAGACCGCCGGAATTCTTCGCGGTTTGGAGGAGCCTTCGCAGCGCATGGCCATGGCCAATAGCGTTTGGATCGTGACCATCTATTGGCACTCCTATTTGGAATCGGCGCCTGATAAGAATCAGCCGTCCCGCGAGCTTCTGAATCACATCATCTTTCTTTTGAAACCATACATCGAGGCCCTTTATCTCGATGTCGTGCAGGGGATATTCACGTCTTTCTTGGAGGCCAGGGGTCAATGA
- a CDS encoding MBL fold metallo-hydrolase — MKHLISLIMTTLLTACTVTSHPAQLVDVGQPSQLGAIAPALQTPGPIQFQKVVAANWAVDRGGLINLDDPKAKAAGLKDELEDIQIYFYVLEHPRFGRYLVDTGVESTMKDNPEKSPIGGFISRFLHMDKLVIHQTTRAWTQANPGPIKGIFLTHMHVDHIMGMPDLDPGIPIFIGPEESTHKQFKNMFVRGVTDDFLEGPRTFSELNFPEAKDGPAVIDFFGDQSLFILSVPGHTQGSLAFVVNASTGPQLIVGDTCHTRWGWENTVPPGNFSEDQASNLKSLEVLKGLSQNVPQLKVHLGHQSATASGKLETL, encoded by the coding sequence TTGAAGCACCTGATTTCCCTTATCATGACAACGCTGCTGACGGCCTGTACGGTGACGAGTCATCCGGCTCAGCTGGTGGACGTCGGCCAGCCTTCACAGCTGGGGGCCATTGCTCCCGCCCTTCAAACGCCGGGCCCCATTCAATTCCAAAAAGTGGTGGCTGCCAACTGGGCTGTGGACCGGGGCGGCCTCATCAATCTGGACGACCCCAAAGCCAAGGCCGCAGGTTTGAAAGATGAGCTGGAAGACATCCAGATTTATTTCTATGTGCTGGAACATCCTCGCTTCGGCCGCTACCTCGTCGATACCGGGGTGGAATCGACCATGAAGGATAATCCTGAAAAATCGCCGATCGGCGGTTTCATATCCCGCTTTCTGCACATGGATAAACTCGTGATCCACCAGACGACGCGGGCGTGGACCCAGGCGAATCCCGGTCCTATCAAAGGCATTTTCCTGACTCATATGCACGTGGATCATATCATGGGCATGCCGGACCTCGATCCGGGCATTCCGATTTTCATCGGTCCCGAGGAGTCCACGCATAAGCAATTCAAAAATATGTTCGTACGCGGCGTGACAGATGACTTTTTGGAAGGACCACGGACGTTCTCGGAATTGAATTTCCCTGAAGCCAAGGATGGTCCTGCCGTGATTGATTTCTTCGGTGATCAATCTCTCTTCATCCTCTCCGTGCCCGGCCATACACAGGGGTCGCTGGCCTTTGTGGTCAATGCCAGCACAGGCCCGCAGCTGATCGTGGGTGATACCTGTCACACACGCTGGGGCTGGGAGAATACTGTTCCGCCCGGTAACTTCAGCGAGGATCAGGCCAGCAACCTGAAGAGTCTCGAAGTTCTGAAAGGCCTGTCGCAAAATGTTCCGCAGCTGAAAGTTCACCTCGGACACCAAAGCGCGACCGCTTCAGGCAAACTGGAAACGCTGTGA
- a CDS encoding DM9 repeat-containing protein — protein MRFHVLFMAFIASGLACSGADLKKAPFLTASTFVEESAKSADVQAKEEVLEPVPMPSEPKTAEESVSPPANISGTYLICSEMKAATATSPESVVNCALRDQTTNNKVNIDASYGAKLWSYQASSSDSSLIVSMVELPQSLEWHIAITLKAPSMAEIQAEQGTLRFFVSVTNTAGVRFQEWASVSSPFVRWLSLNGAAVPSSAAIGGTEDQGRDTLYLCRVYHNGEVIPGKMQVHNRDTNKSQCWTTFNNSKLQSQSDDGNTSLRNTDVLVITQGVFDDYFEWVPSANGLKPDRAMITGKDALGNPFYTCRNLQVDQGVAEQTPGVLRPGAAGCHHEFYGFQSNTVYQVLAWKTTATQKILDTRKVTGP, from the coding sequence ATGCGATTTCACGTGCTATTCATGGCATTCATAGCATCAGGCCTTGCCTGTAGCGGTGCCGATTTGAAAAAGGCTCCCTTTCTTACCGCAAGTACATTTGTGGAAGAAAGCGCCAAGTCCGCTGATGTTCAGGCCAAGGAAGAGGTACTGGAACCTGTTCCCATGCCGTCCGAACCCAAAACCGCAGAAGAAAGCGTGAGCCCACCGGCGAACATCTCGGGAACCTATTTGATCTGTTCGGAAATGAAAGCCGCGACGGCAACGTCTCCGGAATCAGTCGTCAACTGTGCTCTGCGTGATCAGACCACCAATAACAAGGTGAATATCGACGCCAGCTATGGCGCCAAACTTTGGAGCTATCAGGCCAGTTCATCAGACAGCAGTCTGATCGTCTCGATGGTGGAGCTGCCCCAAAGCCTGGAGTGGCACATAGCCATCACTTTGAAAGCGCCCTCGATGGCTGAAATCCAGGCTGAGCAGGGAACCCTTCGCTTCTTTGTCAGCGTGACGAACACTGCAGGTGTGCGCTTCCAGGAATGGGCCAGTGTGTCTTCGCCTTTTGTTCGTTGGTTATCTTTGAATGGTGCCGCGGTTCCCAGCAGCGCTGCGATCGGGGGCACGGAAGATCAGGGGCGCGACACGCTTTATCTTTGCCGCGTCTATCATAACGGCGAAGTCATCCCTGGAAAAATGCAGGTGCATAATCGCGATACGAATAAATCGCAGTGCTGGACCACGTTCAACAACTCCAAGCTGCAGTCCCAGAGCGATGACGGCAACACCAGTCTGCGCAATACGGATGTGCTCGTCATCACGCAGGGCGTCTTCGATGATTATTTTGAATGGGTGCCTTCTGCCAATGGTCTGAAACCGGACCGGGCCATGATCACTGGAAAGGATGCCCTGGGCAATCCCTTCTATACCTGCCGCAACCTGCAGGTCGATCAGGGTGTCGCCGAACAAACTCCGGGCGTACTGAGGCCGGGGGCCGCCGGATGTCACCATGAATTCTATGGCTTTCAGTCGAACACGGTGTATCAGGTGCTGGCCTGGAAGACGACGGCCACCCAAAAGATTCTGGATACACGTAAGGTCACGGGACCTTAG
- a CDS encoding alkane 1-monooxygenase: MIHSILSRQNHRQQALIYCGIYLFPVLTVLGFYGGGLWIYASVIAGYVLVPLADLIFGTSDANLDADKEKLAAKTGLFRFVTFAIAPVIVAVVLWGSWVASLYELAWYEYLGLVLSVALVSGGIGLTVAHEQCHKVNNPLDMFLARLTLMCTCYMHFTIEHVYGHHARVATAEDPATARLGQSLYAFYFQSVFGGYKSAWELETTRLRKRRLGFWSLHNQMLWYTAVPLAFMGLVTALFGVSGLIFFILQAIVGFSYLEVINYVEHYGLERRRTAKGNFEKVKAFHSWNSDHVVSNYLLFGLPRHSDHHAHAARPYQILRSLPGSPQLPFGYTLMMPIAFVPVLWRRIMDHRVVAARAVMNQVPLQE; the protein is encoded by the coding sequence ATGATACATTCCATTTTAAGCCGGCAGAATCATCGGCAGCAGGCGCTGATTTACTGCGGCATCTATCTCTTTCCGGTGCTGACTGTTTTAGGCTTCTATGGTGGAGGGCTTTGGATCTATGCCAGCGTGATCGCCGGTTATGTGCTGGTGCCGCTCGCGGATTTGATCTTCGGCACCAGTGATGCTAACCTGGATGCCGACAAGGAAAAGCTTGCAGCGAAGACAGGGCTTTTCCGCTTTGTGACCTTTGCCATCGCTCCTGTTATCGTGGCTGTTGTGCTCTGGGGCTCATGGGTTGCGAGCCTTTATGAACTTGCCTGGTATGAATATCTGGGGCTGGTTCTTTCGGTGGCCCTGGTGTCCGGGGGGATCGGATTAACTGTTGCGCATGAGCAGTGCCATAAGGTGAATAATCCCTTGGATATGTTCCTGGCGCGTCTGACTCTGATGTGCACCTGCTATATGCATTTCACGATAGAACACGTCTATGGGCATCATGCCCGCGTTGCAACTGCCGAGGATCCAGCCACGGCGCGGCTTGGTCAGTCGCTCTATGCCTTTTATTTCCAATCGGTGTTCGGCGGCTATAAAAGTGCCTGGGAATTGGAAACGACCCGCCTGCGCAAACGGCGCCTTGGTTTCTGGAGCCTGCATAATCAGATGCTCTGGTATACGGCTGTGCCGTTGGCCTTTATGGGACTTGTGACCGCTCTTTTCGGTGTGTCGGGCTTGATCTTTTTCATACTGCAGGCCATCGTGGGCTTCAGCTATCTGGAAGTGATCAATTATGTCGAGCACTATGGGCTGGAGCGGCGCCGCACGGCAAAAGGCAATTTTGAAAAGGTTAAAGCCTTTCATTCGTGGAACAGCGATCATGTGGTTTCGAATTATCTGCTCTTTGGTCTGCCGCGGCACTCGGATCATCATGCGCATGCCGCGCGTCCTTATCAGATTCTGCGTTCTTTACCGGGTTCCCCGCAGCTCCCTTTTGGATATACACTGATGATGCCCATCGCCTTTGTGCCGGTTTTGTGGCGCCGCATCATGGATCATCGCGTGGTCGCGGCTCGGGCGGTGATGAATCAGGTTCCGCTCCAGGAATAG